Proteins found in one Sorghum bicolor cultivar BTx623 chromosome 1, Sorghum_bicolor_NCBIv3, whole genome shotgun sequence genomic segment:
- the LOC8067363 gene encoding soluble starch synthase 2-1, chloroplastic/amyloplastic translates to MAASTFLVAPVHAPPPPLVRPRVVPPPGTCGCPAPRGGLTLRPHACAPRRRCNPAIRPVRFCVEVGSGWPVVLNQSIKRGFHKGISVARVDDNAAGQVSVDDDDDDDEDLAHITSENVRAAIRKSKEVLARHKVIMKQIAEKKKLLSTILDSSIHNEQEPLSGQSDGSLSNLNANAEVTEIGYGSSQQSEFDTTYGESIYNQNEYYESSKHDGTDFSENYQYNSFPRAARSVYELEADNGMKQDYGVQLSQVSEHEQSVNEGTNDDASGGVDVMNVILVAAECAPWSKTGGLGDVAGALPKALARRGHRVMVVVPKYGDYEEPQEIGEPRSYLVAGQDMEVKYYHAYIDGVDFVFIDNPVFHYVQSEIYGGNRTDIWKRMVLLCKAAVEVQWYVPCGGFCYGDGNLVFIANDWHTALLPVYLKAYYRDNGFMPYARSVLVIHNIAHQGRGPIDDFSYLDLPGHYMDQCKLYDPFGGDHLNIFAAGIRAADRLLTVSHGYAWELKTPDGGWGLHSIINENDWKFQGIVNGIDTTDWNPRHDVHLQADGYTNYSLETVQTGKAQCKEALQKELGLPVRADVPVIAFIGRLDHQKGVDLIAEAMPWIAGQDVQLILLGTGRQDLEDTLRRLESQHYDRVRGWVGFSVRLAHRMTAGADILLMPSRFEPCGLNQLYAMMYGTVPVVHAVGGLRDTVAHYNPYEEVGVGWTFEKAEANRMIDALGHCLNTFRNYRSSWEGIQRRGMMQDLSWDNAAKLYEEVLLAAKYQW, encoded by the exons ATGGCGGCTTCTACTTTCCTCGTCGCCCCGGtgcacgcgccgccgccgccgctggtgcGGCCCCGCGTCGTCCCTCCTCCCGGCACCTGCGGCTGCCCCGCTCCGCGCGGGGGACTCACCCTGCGCCCGCACGCTTGCGCTCCACGCCGCCGCTGCAACCCGGCGATCCGTCCG GTGAGGTTCTGTGTGGAAGTTGGTTCGGGGTGGCCCGTGGtgctcaatcaatcaatcaaaaggGGGTTTCACAAGGGTATAAGTGTCGCAAGGGTGGATGACAATGCTGCTGGTCAAGTCAGTGttgatgacgatgacgatgacgacgaggattTAGCCCATATCACCAGCGAGAACGTTCGTGCCGCCATAAGGAAAAGCAAGGAAGTGCTGGCAAGGCACAAGGTCATAATGAAGCAG ATAGCAGAAAAGAAGAAGCTCCTCTCAACTATACTAGACAGTTCCATTCATAATGAGCAAGAGCCACTCAGTGGTCAGAGTGATGGTTCCTTATCAAACCTGAATGCAAATGCAGAGGTCACAGAGATTGGCTATGGGTCTTCACAGCAATCTGAATTTGACACCACTTACGGAGAATCCATCTACAATCAGAATGAATACTATGAAAGTTCAAAACATGACGGCACTGATTTCAGTGAGAATTATCAGTATAACAGTTTTCCTAGAGCTGCTCGTAGCGTGTATGAACTAGAAGCAGATAATGGTATGAAACAAGATTATGGGGTACAACTAAGTCAAGTAAGCGAACATGAGCAGTCAGTTAACGAGGGAACAAATGACGATGCATCTGGTGGAGTTGATGTTATGAATGTCATATTGGTAGCCGCAGAGTGTGCTCCTTGGTCCAAAACAG GTGGGCTTGGGGATGTTGCTGGAGCTTTGCCTAAGGCTTTGGCCAGGAGGGGTCATCGTGTCATG GTAGTAGTTCCAAAGTATGGTGACTACGAGGAACCACAAGAGATAGGAGAGCCAAGGAGTTACCTAGTTGCAGGGCAG GATATGGAAGTGAAGTATTATCATGCATACATAGATGGTGTGGATTTTGTTTTCATCGACAATCCTGTCTTCCACTATGTTCAGAGTGAAATTTATGGTGGGAACCGAACT GACATCTGGAAACGAATGGTTTTGTTGTGCAAAGCAGCTGTAGAG GTtcaatggtatgttccatgtggTGGCTTCTGCTATGGTGATGGAAATCTTGTGTTTATTGCAAATGATTGGCATACCGCTCTCCTACCTGTTTATTTAAAGGCATACTATCGTGACAATGGTTTTATGCCATATGCCCGTTCTGTTCTTGTGATACACAATATAGCACATCAG GGTCGTGGCCCGATAGATGATTTCAGTTACCTGGATTTGCCAGGTCATTACATGGATCAGTGCAAACTTTATGATCCATTTGGAGGTGACCATCTAAACATTTTTGCAGCTGGTATTAGGGCCGCTGACCGTTTGCTTACCGTTAGCCATGGTTATGCATGGGAGCTCAAAACACCTGATGGCGGTTGGGGCCTTCATAGTATCATTAATGAAAATGATTGGAAATTCCAGGGTATTGTAAATGGTATTGATACTACTGATTGGAATCCTAGGCATGATGTCCATCTACAAGCTGATGGGTACACCAACTATTCTCTAGAAACCGTTCAGACTGGTAAAGCACAGTGCAAGGAAGCACTACAGAAAGAGCTTGGACTCCCAGTTCGTGCCGATGTTCCAGTCATTGCTTTTATTGGACGATTGGACCATCAAAAAGGTGTAGACCTGATAGCAGAGGCAATGCCATGGATTGCTGGTCAGGATGTACAATTAATTTTGTTGGGTACTGGAAGACAAGACCTTGAAGATACATTGAGGAGGCTTGAGAGCCAGCATTATGACAGGGTTAGGGGCTGGGTTGGGTTTTCTGTCCGGTTGGCTCATCGGATGACAGCAGGGGCTGATatactattgatgccatcaaggtTTGAGCCATGCGGGCTGAACCAGCTATATGCCATGATGTATGGGACTGTCCCTGTAGTTCATGCGGTTGGAGGTCTCCGCGACACAGTCGCACATTATAATCCCTATGAGGAGGTTGGAGTTGGTTGGACTTTTGAGAAAGCAGAGGCAAACAGAATGATCGATGCCCTAGGGCACTGCTTGAACACATTCAGAAATTACAGGAGCAGTTGGGAAGGTATCCAACGCAGAGGGATGATGCAGGATCTAAGCTGGGATAATGCTGCTAAACTCTATGAGGAAGTTCTTCTTGCCGCCAAATATCAGTGGTGA